The Mauremys mutica isolate MM-2020 ecotype Southern chromosome 1, ASM2049712v1, whole genome shotgun sequence genome has a segment encoding these proteins:
- the LOC123375568 gene encoding claudin-34-like — protein MTSLVSTSHLQLAAFAFGTTGWILCMISMGLVEWRVWHVDNTTIISSGIAWVGIWKVCFISYLHVSSDLKEQICHKMNDYETSIPNAIFVAQGLLLIAMIVGALGMASTIFALRSIYMGILYKTQIIRFFLVAGFLYLAAGLCVLIPVSWNFYSVVHNQTISFPPSFYMPSSPVTQEVGAAIPVGIISAILLLMSATFSFSYRFPVTPNARV, from the coding sequence ATGACCTCCCTAGTAAGCACTTCTCACCTCCAACTAGCTGCTTTTGCTTTTGGTACAACAGGCTGGATCTTATgcatgatttcaatgggacttgtggaATGGAGAGTATGGCACGTGGACAACACCACCATCATCTCCTCTGGCATTGCATGGGTGGGAATATGGAAAGTTTGCTTCATCAGTTATCTCCACGTTTCCTCTGACCTTAAAGAACAGATCTGTCATAAAATGAATGACTATGAGACCTCCATCCCTAATGCAATTTTTGTTGCTCAGGGCCTCCTGCTGATTGCCATGATCGTTGGTGCACTGGGAATGGCTTCCACTATATTTGCTCTGAGAAGTATTTATATGGGAATACTTTACAAAACTCAGATCATCCGTTTTTTTCTAGTGGCTGGATTCTTGTACCTAGCTGCAGGTCTTTGTGTCTTAATTCCAGTGAGCTGGAATTTCTATTCTGTAGTGCACAACCAAACgatctcctttcccccttctttcTACATGCCTTCCAGCCCAGTGACTCAGGAAGTTGGTGCTGCTATTCCTGTTGGGATTATATCTGCCATCCTACTGCTGATGAGTGCGACTTTCTCTTTTTCTTACAGATTTCCTGTCACCCCAAATGCTAGGGTGTAA